In a single window of the Roseiconus lacunae genome:
- a CDS encoding Gfo/Idh/MocA family protein: MTKQTNRRTFLGQTAAAGAIGVGYWTGTSKQLRAQDSALQGLSAACIGVGGKGSSDASHIAEHGVNLVGLCDVDSIFLEKKALDHPDAEKFSDFREMLEKLGDKVDIVTVSTPDHTHAAAAVRAMRMKKHVYCQKPLTWSIGEARLMRDVAKETGVVTQMGNQGTSEDGLREAVEVIRSGAIGDVSEVHVWSNRPVWPQGQGRPAGEDPVPDTLNWDAWIGPAPMRPFKKAAYHSFNWRGWVDFGTGALGDMACHTTNMPVMALKLWDPVAVTAVKNPGIVEGESYPASSSIVFEFPEREGLPACKFHWYDGGELPSDDLISQLPSRYQKKIAEQRAGGKKNSGALVVGSEGMLFSENDYGARYVLLPRDQYADYELPEQTLPRIPFKGNNDLRQKWEFVASVKGEYEPGTMSNFDYAGRLTETILVGNLALRAGEGQRIEWDAENIKSTNTPAVNEFISREYREGWEI; the protein is encoded by the coding sequence ATGACCAAGCAGACGAATCGTCGTACCTTCCTGGGGCAAACCGCAGCGGCGGGTGCCATTGGAGTGGGCTATTGGACCGGGACTTCGAAACAACTTCGGGCGCAGGATTCGGCACTTCAAGGTTTGAGCGCTGCCTGTATCGGAGTCGGCGGCAAAGGAAGTAGCGACGCCAGTCACATCGCCGAACACGGCGTCAATCTGGTTGGTTTGTGCGATGTCGATTCGATCTTCTTAGAAAAGAAGGCCTTGGATCATCCCGACGCTGAAAAGTTCTCGGACTTCCGCGAGATGCTGGAAAAGCTTGGTGATAAGGTCGACATCGTAACCGTCAGCACTCCGGACCACACGCATGCCGCCGCGGCCGTGCGAGCGATGCGAATGAAGAAACACGTTTACTGCCAAAAGCCACTGACGTGGTCAATTGGTGAAGCTCGCCTGATGCGAGACGTCGCCAAAGAAACCGGCGTCGTCACTCAAATGGGCAACCAGGGGACGAGCGAAGACGGCCTGCGTGAAGCCGTCGAGGTGATTCGTAGTGGCGCGATCGGTGACGTGAGCGAAGTCCACGTTTGGTCGAACCGTCCGGTCTGGCCGCAAGGCCAAGGACGTCCCGCGGGTGAAGATCCTGTGCCGGACACATTGAACTGGGATGCCTGGATCGGACCGGCACCGATGCGACCGTTCAAGAAGGCCGCCTATCACTCATTTAACTGGCGCGGTTGGGTCGACTTCGGCACCGGTGCACTTGGCGACATGGCTTGCCACACCACCAACATGCCCGTCATGGCGCTCAAGCTATGGGATCCGGTCGCCGTCACGGCGGTCAAGAATCCCGGCATCGTCGAGGGCGAAAGCTATCCGGCGAGTAGCTCAATCGTATTCGAATTCCCCGAACGCGAAGGACTGCCGGCTTGTAAGTTCCATTGGTATGACGGCGGCGAATTGCCCTCCGACGATTTGATCAGCCAACTGCCATCGCGTTACCAAAAGAAGATCGCCGAGCAACGCGCCGGCGGCAAGAAGAACAGCGGTGCGTTGGTGGTCGGCAGCGAGGGCATGTTGTTCAGCGAGAACGATTACGGCGCTCGCTACGTGTTGCTGCCGCGCGATCAATACGCCGACTACGAACTTCCCGAGCAAACGTTGCCACGAATTCCGTTCAAGGGCAACAATGATTTGCGTCAAAAGTGGGAGTTCGTCGCCTCGGTCAAAGGCGAATACGAACCCGGTACGATGTCAAACTTTGATTACGCCGGTCGCCTGACCGAAACGATCCTGGTTGGCAACTTGGCACTCCGCGCCGGCGAGGGCCAACGGATCGAATGGGATGCCGAGAACATCAAGAGCACGAACACTCCTGCGGTCAACGAGTTTATCTCGCGCGAGTATCGCGAAGGCTGGGAAATCTAA